The genomic stretch TGCTATCGTCGATCCACCGGCGTTTGTTGTCCTAGTTGGGGACGAATTTGCAGCATTTTGTGACGCTGTTCTTGTTAGAACAACTTCTTGATTTCTACAAGAATCAGAATTATTGACATTAACATCAGACATATTAGTTAATTGTctaccacttcttaatatcatacataacttttaacaacaaaaatacaaaacaaatagcaattgacgggtcccactgggcgtgccaatttgtttacccagaaatatggtaaacaatcgctagtttcctttttaaaggttacttttgcggaatcaactagaatattctaGGACTAATTGCTTTTCTTTGTTGTTTACGTGGATCtaatttgtattaaatgcagtaaTAACTTTAAATTAAAAGAACACACTGAAActtaaggctttaaagtaaatgaaGACGATAAAAtacagtaaatgtgcactgaaaataAAGCATAACGTAAatgattgaaaaaaattaaattggtaTGCATGCGTACATTCCAatgttgcactcgtcactcattttgcacagagattgaGTTTGCTTGTGTTATGTAAAAATGCGTACCCCTAACTATCCAtctgaaacttgcttaaatagtaaaataaaataactactactaacgatCGACTAATCATTAGCCGACACGGGTCCACTACATGCAACATCTTCGATTGTGAACGCTCCACGTGTCCCTTGGGGAACTGCTAAAAAACCGTCATCTCCAACTTCTGTCCTCTTTTGACCTCGACCTCAAGCTTGATACAGCGCATAAGTCATCTCCATCTCTTAGTCGATCGGCCAAGGCAATCCTAAACTTTTAGTCGAACGGTCTCGACTGAAACACATTCTTAGTCAAACTGTTTCGACTGAGAGAATATTTGATACCTCTTCTCATATTTTAAACACCAGCTACCATTTTTAGTAAGTCGAGAATCTTAGGGTAACAAGTTGAAACAAACCATCCGCTTATGCTTGTAAGAATGTGTTGTATGTCCGATCTCACCACAATGCCAACACCTCATGGCATCAGCAGTACACACAGTGCTCTTATGGCCagccttgccacacttgaagcacgtaATACCAGCAggtgcatctcccccactagtcctCTTGCCCTCAACGGCTTTCTACTTCCCCTTGCCAGCTGGAGCATCATAAGGCTTTCCACGACCTTGTTGACTCTTGCCATGCTTCTCACTAATAAcccgataatgagcattgttgtcttcctcaaaaatccaaaaactatcaaccaaatcagcaaagacacgaatcttctggtaactaatcaCCTTCTTAATCTTTGGGCGCAATATATTCACAAACTTGATACACTTCGAAAATTCACCAGTTGGTCCATCATAGTGTTAGTAAAACTTAGCCAACTctccaaacttagcagcatactcaacAACCGACTTGTTCCCTTGCCTCAACTCAAGAAATTTGATTTCCTTCTTGCCGCGGACGTCCttaggaaagtacttcctcaagAACTCCCTACGGAACAAAATCCAAGTGATCTCCTCACCATTATCCTCCATCCTCTGGCGAGTCTCTAGCCACCAACCATCAACCTCGattgctagcatatgagtcccataccaaACCTTCTGACCCggagtgcaatccatcacacggaagattctctcaatctccttTATCCATATAAATGCGCCATCAAGATCATGAGTTCCCTTGAAAACAAGTGGATTCTCCCTTTGGAAAGTAGCCAAATTGCGAGAAGCAACATTCTCACCAACATTCGACTGATGTTCTaaagcttgagccattgcttccaaagctGCTGCAATCGCAGCATTAATCCTTCCAGCCATCTCAactcttcactacaacacaaaagtaATTAGCACAAATAACAATACACGATTGTTAGACCTCATTACGACATGACACTTGGCCAGACGGACCGACCTTCTCTGATACCACTAtcgtaacaccccaaatctaaccTGCAATTTAATAGGAAAATTATAGTGCAAAATCTCAAAAACAATGACACATTTGAGGTGTCACATATATCAACTTAAACAAATCACAAATCATGCTCATAAatcatggatacataacacttatgtCGGAGTAAAACTCATACATCATTAGTCATTCAAATCCAAACAACTTTATAACATTGCAGCGGAATTCAATACCAACATAATCTAAATCATAATATCTTTGCCAACATGGCAACAATATCCAACATGTTACAAAATAAGAGAACGACAACAAAATCCAGCAAAGCATAACgacataatcaaaataaataaacgtcccccgagtgctacgtatcagagcatagacacaccgactcgagctaataGGTAAACGACTACTCCACGTTGTTACTTGCACATTACCAACAGAGGGTaaaattcaaacagaaggggtgagatatcattcattataaagaaacataTGATATTATTCAAAGCATTGTCAAGATTATACATATaacaccacttctcatcacataacatcttacaacaactaCCATCATTAAACAACTTACAAAACGGCAAAAATCTCAATAATCATTTATGACAACATACTCAATTCACAATAACATCTCGTCATCACGTCAAAACACACATCTCATCATCTCGACAATTCAAACAGAAATCAATGCAATATAAATGCAACTCGACTtttgcaaatgcatgtggtaccatttggagtaaaactcccaccatCTCAAAATTTTCCATTGGGAACACCGTctctatttgccattaaggccaccgtcactttttaccattaagaccaccgtctctttatgcaatggatgtgactcaatgaatgcaacatccacacaaacacaacatttacaacacatcccaaacatcgactaaacatcattacttttatagtaatttatCACTTCCCAATGATGTCACTATGTTGTAACATCATACAATAAtacatcacttcacaatcacgtcactatgttgtaacatcatacaacaatacatcACTTCACAACAACAATCTCTACATCTAACAATTTCATTTAAAGAAAAGATTCAAAAAGGTTTCCAAAGGTtttcaaatcatattcattagaaagacATTGATTAGAGCTTCATGGAGGTTCAAACGgcgcttaaaaaggagttacggatcgaAAGATACATCAATTTAAAGTTACAAAAAGTTTTACACAGCAAAGTCCGCTTAGCGACCCTCCAGCGTGCTTAACAAAGTTCATTTTTCCACTATCCAGCTTGAAGCGGGCTTGTATAGCCTAAAGACAGTAACTTTCAGTTTCGTAGCTCTGCTTAGCGgaccagctccgcttagcgggcttGCACATTTTTGTATTCCCattcagcatccgcttagcgagccagggccgcttagcggacgtgcgattatgcagaaaaaatgACAGAACCACACAGCATTGTGTAACCACACTTCCACCACCCAAAACTCATCCCAATCAACAATTAAACACATATAATCACTTCATCTAGCAtcgttcatcatcaatcatcaataaaaacatgttttcaaccaaaaattcatgcaatttcatcatAAAACCCTAATATTCTACCACATTCAATCCATGGATCCTACATAAAATCTAACCCATCCTAAACATCATCATgaatccctttagcatgaaagaaccccacccttaccttgggtttTGGATGGAAGTCAACTCTATCTTCAAGACCTagcttctcctcttctcttctctcttctcttctttcacaatcTTGTCAAATGAGCTCTAATTCCCAATTCCCCTAAATTCTCTTCTTTTGTTAAACCCTCACTAAACCTCAAATTACTAATGGACTCTATTTAGCACCTCTCAAatactaataccgacttaggcccaataactcaTAACACTTACTAACTTATGCTATTTACTAATAATactcaataaataacacaaaGTCACTTaccacatattaaacacataatccataattaattaaataactcacaattaattcacatatcacactattaaataaaataaggaaataaaaacggtcgttacagatAACATCTTCTTAGAATCTGATTCCACCATATTCGTTGTTCATCACTTTTCAGAGCCTAATTACAATAAAAGTTCATGATATCCTGAAAAATAGAATCATTTCTAACATAAACAAAAGTTTTATGTGGGGTTAGAAAATGTGAGCAGTTTTATTTCAAGAATTGTATTATTAATCATCAAAATTTTGACCTTAGATATTACTCCCTctttttgtcattatcaaaaagttAATTATGTGTGACAAACAAAAAAAGGAGGCAAGATCTGAGACTAAAGTTCAAGAACAATAAATAAAGCTTCATTGATAATGAAAGGGAGTACAAACGAACAAAAAAAATGCAAAGACACAAACTAGATTTCAAAGACATTGGAAGCCAAGATGGATTCTTTcagatgattgaagataatggCTGGCAGATTGACTGGAATGCATTTTCGAAGGCAGAAGATAAGAAACTTATCCCTTGAGGATAAAACATTGAGACTTTCTCCTCTAGGATAAATTTTTTTAAGAATGAACCGAAACCATATTTGAAAATTCTAGCACCACGCGATCGATGTCAtgttggatgttatgacatccatttCATAATCGATTATAAAATTTATGCAGAAAGTAaacaaaaacagtaaagaacacagatGATTGCTTAACCAGTTCGGTGTACAATaaaacctactctgggggctaccaagccagggagaaaATCCACGATAAGCAGtattaatttagagctaaactcccccatttacaactcttcacctaagacctacccaatgcaatttcaatctaatGCTAGACCTGAGTtcccactcactccccctcaatcacagcagtgataacaaCAACGACAAATAAAACAGGAtaaagacacacttcaaaacaaattttgatttttcttaaaagctacaatcaagagacacaacactcatgcttaaaagcttagagtgacaaaacaattacaactcaaaaacaccctattccaatacaatcatcaaggtgacaattgcttggagtagaATAAAAACACTAAGACACACGTGAATATACGGAACACACAATAATCTTCACGCTCACAAACTCTGCCTCTGAAAGTAGGATTAGAAATATTCTTATAGACAGCACTTGggccttccaaacataaattagggttaacaaatttaacctaatttccacatcatcagggtGTTCACGTATGCTGTAGTATGAGATATTTTAGTGCAAATTATACAGCACAAAATATATAGTATCCTAAATtgtagcctgagataaataaggaaatataacaactacaaactccccctttggtaaatttttggctaaaacaacctgtcaccacATTATCACAGAATCTTTGCAGTAGAAAAAAAATCATACAACCAGAGCACACAACCTGTCAACTACACCTGCAAGAATAGCTAATACAACTACAGCTACAACTATCACATCATACCATCACACACACAAACCCATACTTCCTCATGCAGCAACACAGAAATAAACTTCCTCCAGAATACAACTTCAATCAATAGTACCAAAAACAACTTGTTGTCCTGGGGTTGACATTAAGGTGACATTAAactactccccctttttgccAGAAATGTTGCCAAAACAACCTTGATATTCAATAAAGTACAGGCCATACTTAAACCAAAAGatactgaaaaaaataaaatccacAAAGAAAAACATCACCAGAAACAGCTGCTTCAGTCCTCAGACTTAGAGGTACTGAGTTCAGCATCTGCTGTGTCTTTATCAGGGGAGATGAAACACTGAGCAGCCACATCACTAGTTGAATACTTAACCTGACCAACATCTTATTTCCCAGCTGCTTTAATTGCTATAATTCTTCATGGATACATATTCCTAACTTGCTTCTCAAGTTTTCAAAttgtgtagcatcaagagctttggtaAATATGTCAGCTAGCTGAAGTTCAGTTGAGACATGTTCCAAGCAAATCACTTTGTCTTCTACAAGTTTTCTTATGAACTAATGTCTGATATCAATATGCATGGTTCTGCTATGCTGAATAGGATTCTTGGATATGTTGATAGCACTGAGATTATCAcagtataatgtcatgacattctgagTGACAGTGTATTTAGTCAGCATTTTCTTCATCCATACCAATTGAGAACAGCTGCTACCAACTGCTATGTACTTAGCTTCAGTAGTAGATAAGGAGACACAAtttttttcttgatgaaccatgatatgAGATTGTTTCCCAAGAAGAAGCACCCTCCTGATGTGCTTTTTCTATCATCAACACTCCCAgcccaatcagcatcacaatacccAAATAAGACAGTTCACACTCATGAGAGTACAATATACCATAGTCACAAGTTCCATTCACATATTTGAGAATCCTTTTGAGTTGATTTATGTGACTTactttgggttctgcttgatatctAGCACACACTCCAACTGCAAAGGCAATATCTGGTCTACTGGCTGTTAGATATAGTAGACTTCCAATCATGCTCCTGTACAAACTCTAGTCAACACTAGTGCCACTTTCATCTTTTGATAGCTTTAAATGAGTAGGAGCAGGTGTTCTTTTGTGACTAGCATTATCCATTCCAAATTTTTTTACAATATTCTTGGCATATTTGCTTTGAGAGAGAAAGATGGAGTCTTCCATTTGCTTGGAGTGCAATAAAAACACTAAGACACACGTGAATACACGGAACACACAATAATCTTCACGCTCACAAACTCTGCCTCTGAAAATAGGATTAGCAATCTTCTTATAGGCAGCACTTGGGCCTTGggccttccaaacataaattagggttaacaaagttaacctaatttccacatcatcagggtGTTCACATATGCTGTAGTACGAGATATTTTAGCGCAAATCatacaacataaaatatatagtttcctaaattgtagccttagataaataaggaaacataacaacTAAAATATAACAGCTACTGATGTCagatactgatgtcatgacatcgagcatgacatctaacgaaaacctgtattagctcaacCATACAGTCCTGCACAATTCAACACATAGTgtgtcatgacattagtcaagacatcaCACACACACAGGAATGTTTTAGCATAAAATGCAGCCAATTTAAAAGCATCTACAATATTTTAGCAAGAGGTTTCAGATTATCTGGATTGCTTAATGCACTCCTGAAGGTACTGGAGTAATTTGGAACAACAGTGACAGCTATATGATCAAAGCTTCTTTCATCAAACAAATCAGGTTCAGATGGACACCCAATAGCTTCAGCAATAGAGGATTAAGGGATCATGAAATGAATACCATAGATACTTGAAGTAATGCGACTGCCGTCACTGCTAACAGATGCGTAAATCCAGAAGGTCTTCACAATGATATGATAGATGGGACCCCGAAGTATTGCAGCATATCGAGACCAACCCTGATTTTCTAAACAATACTGATGAGATTGTCATCATTCACAATACTAGGGTGTTTCCCATAGATGACTTCAAGCAAATTTTAATCTCCATGAAACATTTCGACATCCATAAGAGAAAGAAAGGTTAGACAGGAAGTATAAGAGAGAATGAAGACTTAGAATGAAAAAGAGACTTTGAAGGATGAAGAATATAAATATTCAATAGGGGAACAATTGAGTTAATGCAGAGTACTCGAGAGATATCCATAACAATTAATGTCAGATGGACAAGGAAACATGACTTCTTAGATTTCAAGGATAAGAAGTGGTTGATGAATAGTGCATGGCACTAGGAAGGAGTAGGTAGTGCATGGAGATTTTTTGGAAATCACAGAAGATATGAGAAGTAATAAATGATCGTcataatttgattttaatcaattctaataaattaaaacatactaCTCGAGTGACACTTGGTAGAAATAATGATTTGCATAACCAAGGTTACACACATTAATCAAGTCTGAGTGACCCCTTTAATATTTTCAGAATCTGGAAGATCAGAAGATCTCCATCTAATCAGAGATGTTTCTGACCGAAAAATCTTCTAATGATTGAGGTATTGAATAAAGTGAAAATGAAatacatttcttgttttaaatcAGAATCTCATTTTGTCAGATTGTGACTAAAACAATTAAAACATATCTAATTCTAATGAAATATTACTCTAGACAAAGATCTATTTTCAGATTCTTCAGAATAAACAAAAATCTATCTTCAGCtaagggttttgtgaagatatcatccCATTGATAGTCTATATCTATGAATTTTAAAGAAAGAATCCCTTTCTGAACATAGTCTCtgataaaatgtttttttatctCTATGTGTTTTGCCCTAGAATGCAAGATAGGATTTTTACTTAAACAAATGGCAACAGTATTATCACAATAGATAGGGATGTTACTCTCATAAATTTGATAATCCTCCAACTGACTCTTCATTCATAGCATCTGAGTGCTGCACAGAGAAGCTGAGATGTATTCTGCTTTTGCTGTTGAAAGAGCAATTGTTGATTGCCTCTTGCTTGACCATGAGATCAAGTTATTTCCCAGAAATTGATAGTTTCCAGAAGTTCTCTTCCTTTCTaatctgtctccagcataatctgCATCACAGAAACCAGAAAGAGTATACTCTGATGTTTTCTCATCCATCAAGCCAAGGTTAGtggttcctttcagatacctaagaattctcttaaccgcaattaaatgagattctctaggatcagaTTGGAAACGTGCACAGAAATGAACATTAAATAAAATACCACGTCTAGAAGCAGTTACTTAGAGAATAGAGCCTATCATACCACGATATAGCTTCTGACATACCTTCCCACTTACCTCTTCTTTTTCCAAAGTGCATGTTGGATACATTGGAGTCTTTGCTATTTACAATCAAGCATGTTggacttcttcataagttctttAGTGTATTTTCTCTGATGAACGTAAGTAGTTTCTGGTCTTTGGTCAATTTGAATTCCTAGAAAGAATTTCAATTATCCCATTAtattcatttcaaactcagcctgcatcaTGTTAGAAAATTCCTCGCAAAGGGAGGGATTAGTAGAACTGAAAAaggatatcatcaacataaatttgaactaTAAGAATGTCATTGTtgaaggttttacaaaagagtgtGGTGTCAATCATTCCTCTggtgatttttttttctaaaagaaaaCTACTCAATCTATCATACCAAGCTTTGGGAGCATGTTTCAGACCATAtattgatttcttaagtttataaACAACATATGGTTTTTTAGATCTCTCAAATCACGAAGTTTGTTTAACATACACTTCTTCAGATATGTAACCATTCAAGAATGCACTCTTAATGTCCATTTGATAAAGGATGATGTTATGGTTAACAaagaaagaaattaataagcgaattgCTTCTAACCTCGCGGCTGGAGAAAAGGTTTCCGTATAGGCTatcccttcttgttgactataacaTTGTGCAACCATTCGTGCCTTGTTTCTGacaacttcacctttctcactgagcttatTTCTGACCATCCATCGGGTTCTAATGATGCGGGCGCCTTTAGGTTTCtaaacaagatcccaaacatcattctttGTGAATTGGTTCAGTTCTTCTTCCATTGTCAGAATCCTGTCCTTGTctagaagagcttcttcaatgGATGTGGGCTCAATCAGAGATACTAATTCCAGAAGAGTTTCTTCAGTCGGTTTGAAGGCTGATTTGGTTCTGACAAGGACATCTTTGTTTCTCCGAATCAATTCTTCAGGGTGTAAGGTCGCAattttgttcttcttctcttgtGGAGGATTAAATGAAATATCACACTTTCAACTGTgggatcttctgattctttgactTCAGACTCCTTCTCTTTGGGTTCAGAAAAGCTTATCTCAATATCTGCAAACTTTTCAACTAGCTTTGAATTTTCATCGTGTTTGTGTTATAGATTCTGTAGCCTTTTGAACATTCAGAGTATCCAAACAATAGACACTTccgtgctttggaatcaaatttaATCATATTCTCTTTAGTATTCAACATAaaacatatacatccaaaaggatggaaataagaaatgttgggctttctattcttccacaattcgtaTGGAGTCTTTCCCAAAATAGGTCTTATAGAAGTCTTATTCTGAACATAACAAGATGTGTTCACTACTTCTGCCCAAAAGTGCTTAGCCATGTCAGTCTCTTGGATCATGGTGCAAGCCATCTCTTGCAAGGTTCTATTCCTCCTCTCTACAACACCATtatgttgtggagttctagggataTAAAAATCGTGTGATATGCCATTCTTGTCAAACAAAATCTCAAAGTctttgttttcaaattctccaccatgatcacttctgactttgacTATCTTGCAATTCTTTTTCATTTTGCACTTGAGAATAGAAGTTGGCAAATATAAAGTGTGACTCATCCTTCTgccttaagaattttacccatgtccatctgctgtaatcatcaacaatgactaTTCCATATTTCTTTCCATTGAGAGAAGCAGTTTTCAATGGTCCAAACAGATAAATGTGAAGAAGTTCCAATGGTCTAGAGGTAGAGACaaattttttatctttaaaatatGTTCTTGTAAActtgcctttctgacatgcttcagaAAGAGCATCTGAAGAAAACTTCAGATTGGGCAAGCCTCTGACTAATCCAAGCTTATTTAGTTGAGAAATTTTTCTCACACTTATGTGGCCCAGACGTCTAGTCCAGACCCATTTATTTTCATTAACTGACATCAGACATttacatttgatttttcaaatcaGCTAATCTTATTTTGTAAATTTTGTTCTTCCTTTTACCATTGAACATgactgagccatccttctgacttgtAGCCTTACAGGACATTTGATTGAAAATtacatcataaccattgtcactgaGTTGACTAATTAACAATAGGTTATGCATCAGACCCTcaactaaaagaacatttttaatAGAAGGAAGCTTACCATTACCTATGGTTCCAGAGCTAATGATCTTACCTTTGTGATTGCCTCCAAAACCAACGACTCCTCCAGCTTTAAGTTCCAAATCTTGGAACATACGCCTTTCTCCCATCATGTGTCAAGAGAAACCACTGTCCAGGTATCAAGATTGGTGTTTAAATGGCGCCATCAAGGATGTCTACAACATAAATTATCTCATCTTTAGGTACCTGCTTTCTGGGTCCTCTCTCATTAGTAGTTCCGTAGGTTCTACCACCTTTGGATTCACATGCAACAGGATAATCAAGTGGAAATTGTGCATGATATTTAGGTTTAGAAGTTTCCTTTTATGTTTGTGGCTGTGATATGATAGATTCAAAGCCTTCTTGATCAAAACATTTAAGTTCAGTTCCAGCAAGCACAAAATGTTCAGATAGAGGTTTTGGAATAACGAACTCAATTACATCAGGTTTCTTTGGTGGTCCTGAGTATCCCAAGCCTCTGCCTCCATTTTTGCTAACACCATAGATAATTGAAGCCATCTTGCTTCTACCTTTTCTTTTTGCTAAGAAATGTTGAAAAGCTCTATCATATCTGATTACTTCGTGAGTAACAGATGCCATAGACATGATTTCATCTCCTAACTTAGAAACTTTACTTTTAAGAGCAAGATTTGATTTTtctaaaacaaataatttttcaaacttaTCTCGTTCATATTCAGTAGATTTCTCAAACATAACTATAAAATCCTTTTTTAGAATTTTGTATTTATTACTCAGAAGATGATATCTTGTTATCAATTCAGAAAAACAAGATTCAAGTTTACTATGAGAAAGAGAAGAAAGTACCTCTTTTTCATCCTCAGAGTCTGACTCATTATCAATTGTTAGTTCACTTTCTGAGATAGCTCCACTTGAGCTAGCTTCTAACATGAGTGCCATATTAGCATGTTCTTCATCAGAATCTTTCTCTTTTGAGTTAgagtcatcccatgttgccatgagACCCTTCTTGGCTTTGAACATTTTCTTAGACTTCGTGTCTTTTCTAAGCTTTGGACAATCATTCTTATAATGTCCAAGCTCACTGCATTCGTAACATATAACCTCCTTTCCAAAAGCTTTCTTTTGACCAGATGATGATTCAATTATGTCTTTTGATCTTCTAGGTCTTCTGAACTTGCTCTCTCTATGTGTTCCATAGATGGTTTGATCTTCTGGATATTAGAGAAAGTTTATCTTCGCCCAAGTCTTCTTCAGACTCTTTTGAATTTTCTTCTACTTGAAAAGCATTTGTCTTTTCAGACTTAGACTTTAGAGCCAGAAATTTGCCTCTTCTCTGAGGTCCATCTTCTtgaagctcaatctcatgacttcttaaagAACTTATCAGTTCCTCAAGACTGGTGTTGTTCATATCCTTTGATAGTTTCAAAGTAGTTATCATTGGTCTCCATTTCTTGGGCagacttctgataatcttcttaatATGATCTGATGTGGAGTATCCTTTGTCCAAAACCTTAAGTCCTGAAACAAGCATCTGTAATCTTGAAAACATCGTTTCCgcatattcatcttcttccatcttgaaggcttcatatttttaTATTAGGGCCAaagcctttgtctccttaacttgagtgttgcattcatgagtcattttgagaGAATCAAATATGGACTTAGCAGTCTCTTTATcagtgatcttctcatactcaacatgagaaatagcagatAACAAAATAGACCTAGCTTTGAAATGATTCTTGTAAGCTTTCTTTTGGTCATCTATCATTACA from Vicia villosa cultivar HV-30 ecotype Madison, WI linkage group LG4, Vvil1.0, whole genome shotgun sequence encodes the following:
- the LOC131597399 gene encoding uncharacterized protein LOC131597399, with translation MAGRINAAIAAALEAMAQALEHQSNVGENVASRNLATFQRENPLVFKGTHDLDGAFIWIKEIERIFRVMDCTPGQKVWYGTHMLAIEVDGWWLETRQRMEDNGEEITWILFRREFLRKYFPKDVRGKKEIKFLELRQGNKSVVEYAAKFGELAKFY